TTGTGGTCTGGCGATATCTACAAGGGCGTTGATGTGACAATTCGCGCTTTGCCAGAGATATTACAAGTTTTTCCAGAAGTCAAATATTTAGTAATCGGTCGCGGCGACGACCAACCCAGACTAGCTCAACTAGCCCAAGATTTGGGCGTCGCCGACCGCGTTGTGTTTGCTGGCTTTGTCCCCACAGAAGAGTTAGTAGAGCATTACCGTGTCGCCGATGCCTACATCATGCCTTCCCAGGAAGGCTTTGGTATTGTTTATTTAGAGGCGATGGCCTGCGGGCTGCCAGTCCTTTCAGGCGACAACGATGGGTCAGCAGACCCCTTGCAGGATGGACTTTTGGGCTGGCGAGTCCCCCACCGGAAGCCAGATGCAGTAGCAAAGGCTTGTATTGAAATGCTCAAGGGAGGCGATCGCCGCTGTGATGGTCGCTGGTTGCGAGAACAAACCTTAGCTAAATTTGGTAAAGATGCTTTAGCTTCTCGATTAAACGAACTTCTTAAATAACTACTTCCCCTTAGATGTATAAGAGAAAATGTTGACGGGAACGCAAACAAATAAGGTTATATCGTACTTGTGGTGGCCAAACCCTTTTTTAGGCATAGGGCATGAGGGATAGGAGATAGGCAATTGATTAGCCAGCAAGCATTTGAGCGAATTAATCAGTTCTAATCATCACCATAAGTACTAGAGAGCAACCAATAACTAATAGCGATCGCTAATAAAAAATATTACAGTTAAGCAACATTTGTCTTCAGTTTTCGTCTAGCAAATTTGGAGTTTATCAAGATCGGGAGAGCAGTGATGAAAGGCGGGTTGCTAGTAAGTTTAATGATGGGTTGTACGTTGATGACCGTTGCATCTTCATCGGTCTTAGCCCAATCTGGACAAAATCTTCAAAGTCTTCCCAATGGCGATTACTTTTTTGGGGAAGCATCATCTCCTGCCGAAGCTGGAGCGGGATACGTGGTTTTTCGCAAAACAGGTGGCAAAATTGCAGGTCTTTTCTACCAACAAGGTGAACAAAATATCAAGTTTTGCTTCGCGGGTACAGATAAGGTCACCGGTAATAAGGATGTTAGTCAAGAAAAGCCTGCTTCTATGAATGGGGAACCATCGCTAGCTGAATCTCTCGGCTTGGAAGGATTATTTAAACTACGCTTTGACCAACTACCTGATGCTGCCGCCAAAAGTTTTCAAGAATGCGTGAAGTAACTAGGTGCTAGAGCAGACTGTAGTAGATATCGCGATCGCCTGATATTTTGGTTAAATTGGCGATCGCGCTATTATAGTTATCTACAAATTTTCAACTCTGTCTCAAGGAAGAGTAACGCTGCGATTAACCGCGTGTTTTTTACCACCATCTGATACCATTTCACAAATTGCCTGCAATAGAGCCAACCCTCCACATTCCCAGGCTCTGCGTGGGAACGATGGGGCAAACAGTAAATCACAAGTGTAGCGATAAAGTGAATTGGTATTAATTAAATGTGTAAGTAAATATCATCACATTCAGCCTTAGCAATTAACTAGAATTTAAATTCTAGCTGTTGAAAAAAATACATATATGTGATAAGTCAGCTAAAGGCGTAAATTTAATAAAACGCAGTACGTCACCAACAAAATTATCGATGGCAATACCCGATTCATCAGTATTAAAAGACGCGCAGCCCGACGGAAACGAAGCGCAAGACTGGCCAAGCTATCTACAAGAACTGCTAATGGGGCGATCGCTCTCCCTAGAACAATCGGCTTCTTTAATGCATGGATGGTTAAGCGAGGAAATTCCGCCAGTCTTATCGGGCGCAATTTTAGCAGCGCTTCAAGCCAAAGGCGTTGGTGCTGACGAACTGGCTGGTATGGCTCAAGTTTTGCAGGCTCAATCTAGTAAAGACGGCGATTTATCGCGCCTCCCCACAACCTTGATAGATACGTGTGGCACTGGGGGGGATGGCGCATCAACCTTTAACATCTCGACGGCAGTTGCCTTTGTCGCTGCTGCTGCTGGCGTGCCAGTTGCCAAGCACGGCAATCGTTCTGCTTCTAGTCGGGTGGGTTCGGCTGATGTGTTGGAAGCGCTGGGAATCAACCTCAACGCCACTGGTGAGAAAGTGCAGGCGGCACTATCAGAAGTTGGCATAACTTTTTTGTTTGCCCCCGGTTGGCATCCAGCATTGAAGGTGGTTGCACCGCTACGGAAAACGCTGAAAGTACGGACGGTGTTTAATTTACTAGGGCCGTTAGTTAATCCACTGCGACCAACTGGGCAAGTGATTGGCGTCTTCGATCCAAATTTGGTGGGGACAGTTGCTCATGCCTTGAGGCAATTGGGTACTAAACAGGCGATTGTTCTGCACGGGCGTGAAAAGCTGGATGAGGCGGGGTTAGCCGATAGTACGGATTTAGCTATACTGTCGGCGGGTGAGGTGCAAGTAGCAACACTGCATCCGCAAGAGCTAGGTTTGGCGCCAGCAACTACAGGGGCAATACGGGGCGGGGACGTAGAGGAAAATGCGGAAATTCTGCGGAACGTCCTGCAAGGTAAGGGGACTCAAGCA
The Microcoleus sp. FACHB-831 genome window above contains:
- the trpD gene encoding anthranilate phosphoribosyltransferase, which gives rise to MAIPDSSVLKDAQPDGNEAQDWPSYLQELLMGRSLSLEQSASLMHGWLSEEIPPVLSGAILAALQAKGVGADELAGMAQVLQAQSSKDGDLSRLPTTLIDTCGTGGDGASTFNISTAVAFVAAAAGVPVAKHGNRSASSRVGSADVLEALGINLNATGEKVQAALSEVGITFLFAPGWHPALKVVAPLRKTLKVRTVFNLLGPLVNPLRPTGQVIGVFDPNLVGTVAHALRQLGTKQAIVLHGREKLDEAGLADSTDLAILSAGEVQVATLHPQELGLAPATTGAIRGGDVEENAEILRNVLQGKGTQAQQEVVALNAALAILVGGTIPTGDYETAIAPALQSNIALAFDILHSGAAWSKLEQLVQFLRD